In Methylacidiphilum infernorum V4, a single window of DNA contains:
- the dxr gene encoding 1-deoxy-D-xylulose-5-phosphate reductoisomerase has translation MRKKVIILGSTGSIGRNALEVARKLADRVEIVGLAAGSQSELLRKQCLEFNPRAFALWNTPARPEWFNEFSPSKGFWGPGSLNALVEELEADLLLVAIVGTAGLEPTLKAIDKGIHIALASKEILVMAGCVVMKRLREKDVQIIPVDSEHSAVFQCIRGEDRRSVKRIILTASGGPFRGYSVERLKKVTVEEALNHPTWKMGKKITIDSASLFNKGLEMIEAHHLFSIPYSQIEVVIHPQSIIHSLVEFCDGSQLAQLSHSDMCLPIQFSFTFPERLPSPVRPLNLYEIGDLTFEAPDHKSFPALNLARFAGEAAGTYPCALNAANEVAVESFLEGKISFSEIWECVGAVLDNHKQTPDPQLEEIIEADKISRVAAREWIKKRVRL, from the coding sequence ATGAGGAAAAAAGTCATTATCCTGGGATCGACCGGATCCATTGGCCGTAATGCATTGGAGGTAGCCAGGAAACTTGCAGATCGGGTTGAAATCGTAGGTTTGGCAGCAGGATCTCAGTCAGAACTGCTGAGAAAACAGTGCCTGGAATTTAATCCTCGTGCTTTTGCCTTGTGGAATACTCCCGCTCGACCCGAGTGGTTTAATGAATTTTCCCCTTCGAAAGGGTTTTGGGGTCCGGGCAGCCTCAATGCTTTGGTTGAAGAGCTGGAGGCGGACCTCCTTCTTGTGGCCATTGTAGGAACGGCCGGACTGGAGCCGACTTTGAAAGCCATAGATAAGGGAATCCACATCGCCTTGGCCAGCAAGGAAATCCTGGTGATGGCCGGCTGCGTGGTGATGAAGAGGCTCAGGGAGAAAGATGTCCAGATTATCCCCGTGGATAGCGAGCATAGCGCTGTCTTTCAATGCATCCGTGGCGAGGATAGACGCTCTGTAAAACGGATTATCCTTACCGCCTCCGGAGGACCCTTTCGAGGCTATAGCGTTGAAAGGCTAAAGAAAGTGACCGTTGAGGAGGCATTAAATCATCCGACTTGGAAAATGGGAAAAAAAATTACCATTGATTCGGCATCCCTATTTAACAAGGGACTTGAGATGATTGAAGCTCATCATCTTTTTTCTATCCCTTATTCTCAAATCGAGGTGGTTATCCATCCCCAAAGTATCATTCATTCCCTGGTAGAATTCTGCGACGGCTCTCAATTGGCTCAGCTCAGCCATTCGGATATGTGTTTGCCTATCCAGTTTTCTTTTACTTTTCCTGAAAGGCTACCCAGTCCTGTAAGACCGTTAAACCTTTATGAAATAGGAGATTTAACCTTTGAAGCTCCCGATCACAAGAGTTTTCCCGCTCTTAATCTTGCGAGATTTGCCGGGGAAGCGGCGGGAACTTATCCCTGCGCCTTGAATGCGGCCAACGAAGTGGCAGTAGAATCTTTTCTCGAGGGGAAAATATCTTTTTCCGAAATTTGGGAGTGCGTTGGCGCTGTTCTTGACAACCACAAGCAGACTCCAGATCCCCAGTTGGAAGAGATAATCGAGGCGGACAAGATATCTAGGGTCGCTGCTCGAGAATGGATAAAAAAAAGAGTTCGACTTTAG
- the rseP gene encoding RIP metalloprotease RseP, whose product MSLQSLLHFLVILFEVVFLFNVMIVVHELGHFLAARWRGLVVERFGVWFGHPLWKKEIGGVTYSLGWIPAGGFVALPQMIPNEDNKEGEGEPSRRQLPAVSPKDKIIVALAGPVFSLLLAVIFALVVYVVGRPVSESELTTVIGYVVKDSPADRAGLRAGDKILKIDGHPVQRFQGMDNDSVTWNIVRSEGSTIAVEVEREGKILHFDVVPVKEERSAFQRKSLRQIFIMPAQTPTVAKVFPGSPAEAASIKPNDQILEVDGQKLYSPFLLNDYVASHPQKEMTFLIKRAGRTFTVRIKPTYPEGEKVPRIGLLWDLNGQMTLSHPGPIEQLKASVSAMFNVLQAVLSPKSDIKPQHLSGPIGIMRFYYMLFESPHGWRLALWFSVLFNVNAALINLFPIPVLDGGHILLGVVEWIRGRPLNIKLLEALQTVFATLLIGYMLYVTFFDVQEIPWKSKGNVPELKFHSKEEATSSRSHLESAK is encoded by the coding sequence ATGTCCTTGCAATCGCTTCTTCATTTCCTGGTCATCTTGTTCGAGGTGGTCTTCCTTTTCAATGTCATGATTGTTGTCCATGAGCTCGGCCATTTTTTAGCGGCTAGATGGAGGGGATTGGTCGTGGAAAGGTTTGGAGTTTGGTTTGGCCATCCTCTTTGGAAAAAGGAAATAGGGGGAGTAACTTACAGCCTAGGCTGGATCCCTGCAGGAGGATTCGTTGCCTTACCCCAGATGATTCCTAACGAGGATAATAAAGAAGGAGAAGGGGAGCCTTCTCGAAGGCAACTGCCGGCTGTTTCTCCGAAAGACAAGATCATTGTCGCTCTTGCCGGCCCCGTTTTTAGCCTTCTTCTAGCGGTTATCTTTGCCTTGGTTGTTTACGTTGTGGGCAGGCCGGTGAGCGAAAGCGAACTGACCACCGTGATCGGTTACGTGGTCAAAGATTCTCCCGCAGATCGTGCTGGATTAAGGGCGGGGGATAAAATTCTCAAAATTGATGGACATCCCGTCCAGAGATTTCAAGGAATGGATAACGATTCGGTCACTTGGAACATCGTTCGGAGTGAAGGTTCAACGATCGCTGTTGAAGTAGAGAGAGAGGGGAAAATATTGCACTTTGATGTTGTTCCTGTAAAGGAGGAAAGATCGGCATTTCAGCGGAAAAGCTTGAGGCAGATTTTTATTATGCCTGCCCAAACCCCTACTGTGGCCAAAGTTTTCCCGGGTAGTCCTGCCGAAGCGGCATCCATAAAGCCAAACGATCAGATTCTAGAAGTCGATGGGCAAAAACTTTATTCTCCCTTTCTATTGAACGACTATGTTGCATCCCACCCCCAGAAGGAAATGACCTTTTTGATTAAAAGGGCAGGGCGTACTTTTACGGTGCGGATCAAGCCGACCTATCCTGAAGGAGAAAAAGTTCCCCGTATCGGTTTACTGTGGGATTTAAACGGCCAGATGACCCTTTCTCATCCTGGCCCTATAGAGCAGCTTAAAGCGAGCGTTTCGGCGATGTTTAATGTTTTGCAGGCGGTTCTTTCCCCCAAGTCGGACATCAAGCCCCAACACTTAAGCGGGCCGATAGGAATAATGCGGTTTTATTACATGCTCTTTGAAAGTCCCCATGGATGGAGGCTGGCTCTTTGGTTCAGTGTCCTCTTTAATGTCAATGCGGCTCTTATAAATTTGTTCCCGATTCCCGTCCTTGACGGGGGGCATATTCTTTTGGGAGTCGTAGAATGGATCAGAGGCAGGCCGTTGAACATAAAGTTATTGGAAGCCCTTCAAACCGTCTTCGCTACTCTCCTCATCGGCTACATGCTTTATGTGACTTTTTTCGATGTTCAAGAAATTCCTTGGAAATCGAAGGGAAATGTTCCAGAATTAAAATTCCATTCCAAGGAGGAAGCGACATCTTCTCGGTCTCACCTGGAAAGTGCGAAGTAA
- the infC gene encoding translation initiation factor IF-3, with protein MHPSSRFHSNKKTFVRINNAIRAKEVLVIDSTGKSLGVLPIQEAQQRAQQQGLDLVEVSPHAHPPVCKILDYGKFKYSLSKKEKDSKKGATKLKEIQLHVNINEHDFLIKLKQAEAFMAKGMKVKFNLFLRGREITHQDLALNLMNRLIKELAHVGQTDQEPKLAGRNISLTFTPLPANKRLLKYNLPETETTRIREENREKQKEKENTSKEGNKDA; from the coding sequence GTGCATCCTTCATCCCGTTTTCACTCCAATAAAAAAACCTTTGTTCGGATTAATAACGCTATTCGAGCAAAAGAGGTTCTTGTCATCGATTCAACGGGGAAGTCTTTGGGTGTCCTTCCTATTCAAGAAGCCCAGCAAAGAGCCCAACAACAAGGACTGGATCTTGTGGAGGTTTCTCCGCATGCTCACCCTCCCGTTTGCAAGATTCTCGATTATGGAAAGTTCAAATATTCCTTGTCCAAGAAGGAAAAAGATTCAAAAAAAGGGGCAACCAAGCTCAAAGAAATCCAGCTTCATGTCAATATCAACGAGCATGATTTCCTTATCAAGCTCAAGCAGGCGGAAGCCTTCATGGCCAAGGGAATGAAAGTCAAGTTCAACCTTTTCCTGAGGGGAAGAGAAATAACCCATCAGGATTTAGCCCTGAACTTGATGAATCGATTGATCAAAGAATTAGCCCACGTTGGGCAAACGGACCAGGAACCCAAACTTGCAGGAAGGAATATTTCCCTTACTTTTACTCCTTTACCGGCAAACAAAAGGTTGCTAAAATATAACCTTCCGGAAACGGAAACAACGAGAATAAGGGAAGAAAATAGGGAAAAACAAAAGGAAAAAGAAAACACCAGCAAAGAGGGGAACAAAGATGCCTAA
- the rpmI gene encoding 50S ribosomal protein L35 — protein sequence MPKPIPRRKTKKAVAKRFKVSAKGKILYRGSGRRHLASSKNRKRMRRIGSVKVVDDSDRKKIVESLPFS from the coding sequence ATGCCTAAACCTATTCCAAGAAGGAAAACAAAAAAGGCGGTAGCCAAAAGATTTAAAGTTTCAGCAAAGGGAAAGATTCTCTATCGTGGATCGGGGAGAAGACACCTGGCTTCTTCTAAAAACAGGAAAAGGATGAGACGAATCGGCTCTGTAAAAGTTGTAGATGACTCCGATAGAAAGAAAATTGTTGAAAGCCTGCCCTTTTCTTAA
- the rplT gene encoding 50S ribosomal protein L20 has translation MARATNAPQSRKRRKRLLRDARGFRGRRSKLFRYAKDALYKARYWSYRDRKNRKREFRALWIQRINAACRKRGMTYSRFMEALRKAGIGVNRKMLAELAVRSQEDFDQIFKLAKEGNLAS, from the coding sequence ATGGCTAGAGCAACGAATGCGCCGCAATCGCGCAAAAGACGGAAAAGGCTTCTACGAGATGCACGAGGGTTTCGTGGAAGAAGGAGCAAGCTCTTTAGATATGCTAAGGATGCCCTCTACAAGGCAAGGTACTGGTCCTACAGAGACAGGAAAAATAGAAAAAGGGAATTTCGCGCGCTATGGATCCAGAGGATCAATGCGGCGTGCAGAAAAAGGGGGATGACCTATAGCCGGTTCATGGAAGCTTTGAGGAAAGCCGGCATTGGGGTGAACAGAAAAATGCTGGCGGAGCTGGCGGTGAGGTCTCAAGAAGACTTCGATCAAATTTTTAAATTAGCCAAGGAAGGGAACTTGGCAAGTTAG